The Erpetoichthys calabaricus chromosome 5, fErpCal1.3, whole genome shotgun sequence genome has a segment encoding these proteins:
- the LOC114643670 gene encoding zinc finger protein 260-like: MEQRVAPIKEEDCEWGPIHLEDHCMALEDHEVQKAYFKEEEGEEEETVVIKVEDSESVPLSHETVNIALQTEMTYFRSPVWRLGAAGQNVAQLKEEEENVVQSVSCGRAEREPWPLTRPPGLTLLDEPAGLSESSVVDSSPQGKALLNDCQRTLMSRAEHLLSTLLPSPSPPVVNRTKRATVRNQQPKHKTRQVPLIVCQVCGKNFKNRTDHKNHQRVHTGEKPYCCNKCGKRFTLSGNLQTHLRLHSGEKPHTCSVCDKRFSMKKYLQSHMRTHTGEKPHSCGECGKRFSDVGHLKRHRRIHTGEKPHVCPECGKLFSDIGSLQKHRRIHTGEKPHCCPECGKRFSLIGNLKRHSSVHTGEKPHSCAECGKRFSDVQTLKRHAKVHTGEKPHSCTQCGKRFTDIHTLRRHERIHSGEKPHQCAECGKKFTCRGSLIIHARYHSGEKPHCCSECGKRFSNISDLKTHARIHTGEKPHCCGECGKRFLTVARLRMHSRIHTGEKPYFCTQCGKRFSHNISLQIHLKIHKGEKPHGCPECGKRFSIISNLKRHILIHTGPREKPHCCSECGKRFSEIQSLKTHARIHTGEKPHCCSECGKRFTIISTLKRHARIHTGEKPYFCSVCGKRFSDSRYLQVHLRIHTGERPHSCAACGKRFTTLSNLKRHTAIHTRVKPHCCHECGKRFSNVADLTTHERIHTGEKPYFCFECGRNFAAVSSLKRHARVHRDPQLV, translated from the exons ATGGAGCAAAGAGTGGCCCCCATTAAagaggaggactgtgagtggggcCCCATCCACCTGGAGGATCATTGTATGGCGCTAGAAGATCATGAGGTGCAGAAGGCTTATTTTAAAGAGGAGGAGGGGGAAGAAGAGGAGACTGTTGTCATTAAAGTGGAGGATTCGGAGAGTGTCCCACTGAGCCATGAAACTGTAAATATTGCATTACAGACCGAGATGACGTATTTCAGATCGCCAGTGTGGAGACTGGGTGCAGCCGGGCAGAACGTTGCTCAGCTGAAGGAAGAGGAGGAGAACGTTGTACAGTCAGTAAGCTGTGGGAGAGCAGAAAGGGAACCGTGGCCATTGACAAGACCACCTGGATTAA CCTTGCTGGACGAGCCTGCTGGACTCTCAGAATCTTCAGTAGTCGACTCTTCTCCTCAAGGCAAAGCTCTGTTGAATGATTGTCAAAGAACCTTAATGTCCAGGGCTGAGCATTTGTTGTCCACTCTTCTGCCGTCTCCTTCCCCTCCTGTTGTAAATCGGACAAAGAGAGCTACGGTCAGAAATCAGCAACCGAAGCACAAGACCCGTCAAGTGCCTTTGATTGTCTGCCAGGTGTGTgggaagaattttaaaaacaggaCCGACCATAAGAATCACCAGCGAGTGCATACTGGGGAGAAGCCctactgctgtaataaatgtggcaaacgattcacaCTGAGTGGCAACCTTCAGACGCACCTTCGGCTGCACAGTGGTGAGAAGCCGCACACCTGCTCTGTCTGCGACAAGCGGTTCTCCATGAAGAAGTACCTTCAAAGCCACATGAGAactcacacgggagagaagcctcACAGCTGTGGCGAATGTGGCAAGAGATTCTCAGACGTAGGCCACCTTAAGAGACAtagaagaattcacactggagagaagccgcaTGTCTGCCCAGAGTGTGGCAAGTTATTTTCAGACATTGGCAGccttcagaaacacagaaggatCCACACGGGTGAAAAACCTCactgctgtcctgaatgtggcaaacgattctcccTCATCGGCAACCTAAAGCGACATTCGTCAGTGCACACAGGAGAGAAACCACACAGCTGTGCTGAATGTGGGAAACGCTTCTCCGATGTGCAGACTCTTAAGAGACATGCAAAAGTCCACACTGGGGAAAAGCCTCATAGCTGCACTCAATGTGGCAAACGTTTCACAGACATTCATACTCTCAGGAGACATGAGAGAATTCATTCAGGAGAGAAGCCACACCAGTGTGCCGAATGTGGTAAAAAATTCACATGCCGGGGCAGTCTCATCATACATGCCAGGTACCACAGTGGAGAGAAACcgcattgctgttctgaatgtggcaagcgatttTCAAACATCAGTGATCTCAAGACTCATGCAAGgattcacactggggagaaacCTCACTGCTGCGGTGAATGTGGCAAACGCTTCTTGACAGTGGCCAGACTTCGGATGCATTCACGAATTCACACTGGCGAGAAGCCCTACTTCTGCACCCAGTGTGGCAAGCGATTCTCGCACAACATCAGCCTTCAGATCCACTTAAAAATTCATAAAGGTGAGAAACCTCATGGCTGTcctgaatgtggaaaacgattCTCCATCATCAGCAATCTTAAAAGACACATCTTAATTCACACTGGACCCCGAGAGAAGCCTcactgctgttcagaatgtggcaaacgttTCTCAGAAATCCAAAGTCTGAAAACACACGCaagaattcacacgggagagaaaccGCACTGCTGCTCTGAGTGCGGCAAGCGTTTCACAATCATCAGCACCCTTAAGAGACATgcgagaattcacactggagagaagccgtatttcTGCAGTGTTTGTGGAAAGCGGTTTTCAGACAGCAGGTACCTTCAGGTGCACCTCAGGATTCACACCGGGGAGAGACCTCACTCCTGTGCAGCCTGTGGCAAACGATTCACCACCCTGAGCAATCTCAAGAGGCACACGGCCATCCATACTCGAGTGAAGCCTCACTGCTGCCATGAATGCGGCAAGCGATTCTCAAATGTCGCTGACCTGACAACCCatgaaagaattcacactggagagaaaccgtaTTTCTGTTTTGAATGCGGCAGGAACTTTGCAGCCGTCAGCAGCCTGAAGAGGCATGCAAGAGTTCACAGAGACCCCCAACTTGTGTGA